Proteins encoded within one genomic window of Halomonas sp. YLGW01:
- a CDS encoding heme lyase CcmF/NrfE family subunit, whose product MLIEMIPELGHFALVLALLMAGVQALVPLAGAATRRPLWMAYARPMAAGQLCFLLIAYACLTASYLLDDFSVANVANNSNSLLPWYYKASAVWGNHEGSVLLWSLMLAGWGFAASCFSRELPRDMLARVLGVMGLVSVGFLTFVLVTSNPFTRLLPMPPQDGADLNPLLQDIGLIIHPPMLYMGYVGFSVVFAFAIAALLGGRLDAAWTRWARPWTNIAWAFLTVGIALGSWWAYYELGWGGWWFWDPVENASLLPWLAGTALIHSLAVTEKRGSFKSWTVLLAITTFSLSLLGTFLVRSGVLTSVHAFANDPSRGLFILVLLGITVGASLAVFALRAPRVSHAVSFGWLSRDALLLVNNILLVIMTVTVLLGTLYPLVLDALGLGKISVGPPYFNALFVPLTAILCVFMGLGPLARWKAMPGRELARRLALAATTALTIGLAAPLVYGGEWNLKVSLGLVAALWVVLPLVRDLADKLGRRGTPLAALRRLSPAYWGMVLGHLGLAVTIVGVTVVSNYAVERNVRLAVGEDVSVAGYTFTLAELGQQRGPNYVADTATIAVSRGGEARGFTMHPEKRLYIARGMPMTQVALRPGLLRDLYVAMGEELDDGSWALRIQYKPFVRWLWLGALLMAGGGLVAVIDRRYRRRVQARAAQEANAQEAAA is encoded by the coding sequence ATGCTGATTGAGATGATCCCCGAACTCGGCCACTTCGCGCTGGTGTTGGCGCTGCTGATGGCCGGGGTACAGGCGCTGGTGCCGCTGGCCGGGGCGGCGACCCGCCGCCCGCTGTGGATGGCCTATGCCCGGCCGATGGCCGCAGGCCAGCTGTGCTTCCTGCTCATCGCCTATGCCTGCCTGACCGCCAGTTACCTGCTGGACGACTTCAGCGTCGCCAACGTGGCCAATAACTCCAACTCGCTGCTGCCCTGGTACTACAAGGCGAGCGCCGTCTGGGGCAACCACGAGGGCTCGGTGTTGCTGTGGAGCCTGATGCTGGCCGGTTGGGGCTTCGCCGCCAGCTGCTTCTCCCGTGAGCTGCCAAGGGACATGCTGGCGCGGGTGCTGGGGGTGATGGGGCTCGTGAGCGTGGGCTTTCTGACCTTCGTGCTGGTCACCTCCAATCCCTTCACGCGATTGCTGCCGATGCCGCCTCAGGATGGCGCCGACCTCAACCCGCTGCTGCAGGACATCGGCCTGATCATCCACCCGCCGATGCTCTACATGGGCTACGTGGGCTTCTCGGTGGTCTTCGCCTTCGCCATCGCCGCCCTGCTGGGCGGCCGGCTGGATGCCGCCTGGACCCGCTGGGCGCGACCCTGGACCAATATCGCCTGGGCCTTCCTGACCGTCGGCATCGCACTCGGCAGCTGGTGGGCCTACTACGAGCTGGGCTGGGGCGGCTGGTGGTTCTGGGATCCGGTCGAGAACGCCTCCCTGCTGCCCTGGCTCGCCGGCACCGCACTGATCCATTCGCTGGCCGTCACCGAGAAGCGTGGCTCCTTCAAGAGCTGGACGGTGCTCCTGGCCATAACCACCTTCTCGCTGTCGCTGCTCGGCACCTTCCTGGTGCGCTCGGGGGTGCTGACCTCGGTGCATGCCTTCGCCAACGACCCCTCCCGGGGGCTCTTCATCCTGGTGCTGCTGGGCATCACCGTGGGGGCGTCACTTGCGGTGTTTGCCCTGCGGGCGCCGCGCGTCAGCCATGCGGTGAGCTTCGGCTGGCTGTCGCGGGATGCGCTGCTGTTGGTCAACAACATCCTGCTGGTGATCATGACCGTCACCGTGCTGCTCGGCACCCTCTACCCGCTGGTGCTGGATGCACTGGGCCTTGGCAAGATCAGCGTCGGCCCGCCGTACTTCAATGCGCTCTTCGTACCGCTGACCGCGATCCTCTGCGTGTTCATGGGCCTGGGTCCGCTTGCGCGCTGGAAGGCCATGCCGGGCCGCGAGCTGGCCCGGCGTCTGGCGCTCGCCGCTACCACGGCGCTCACGATCGGCCTCGCCGCCCCGCTGGTCTACGGCGGCGAGTGGAACCTCAAGGTGTCGCTCGGGCTGGTGGCGGCGCTGTGGGTGGTGCTGCCCCTGGTGCGTGACCTCGCCGACAAGCTGGGCCGACGGGGCACGCCGCTCGCCGCCTTGAGGCGCCTGTCGCCGGCTTACTGGGGCATGGTGCTTGGCCACCTGGGGCTCGCCGTGACCATCGTCGGCGTCACCGTGGTCTCGAACTACGCGGTGGAGCGTAACGTGCGCCTCGCCGTGGGGGAGGACGTCTCGGTGGCAGGCTACACCTTCACCCTGGCCGAACTCGGCCAGCAGCGCGGCCCCAACTACGTCGCCGATACGGCGACCATCGCCGTCAGCCGCGGCGGCGAGGCGCGCGGCTTCACCATGCACCCGGAGAAGCGGCTCTATATCGCCCGCGGCATGCCGATGACTCAGGTCGCCCTGCGGCCGGGGCTCCTGCGCGACCTCTACGTGGCGATGGGCGAGGAACTGGACGACGGTTCCTGGGCGCTGCGCATCCAGTACAAGCCCTTCGTGCGCTGGCTGTGGCTCGGTGCCCTGCTGATGGCCGGCGGCGGCCTGGTGGCGGTGATCGACCGCCGCTATCGCCGTCGGGTGCAGGCCAGGGCGGCACAGGAAGCGAACGCACAGGAGGCCGCCGCATGA
- the ccmE gene encoding cytochrome c maturation protein CcmE, with translation MHPKRKQKLFIILGLVSLAAVAIGLTLYALRSNINLFFSPVQVAAGEAPLDRTLRAGGMVKEGSVARDAESLDVVFVITDYVEDLEVRYSGILPDLFREGQGVVVVGRLDGEGHLMASEVLAKHDENYMPSEVAEALEAAGYSPADYSAVGEDAPAAAQGEAY, from the coding sequence ATGCATCCTAAGCGCAAGCAGAAACTCTTCATCATCCTGGGGCTGGTGTCGCTGGCCGCGGTGGCGATCGGCCTGACCCTCTATGCCCTGCGCAGCAACATCAACCTGTTCTTCAGCCCGGTGCAGGTCGCCGCCGGCGAGGCGCCGCTGGATCGCACCCTGCGGGCCGGGGGCATGGTCAAGGAGGGCAGCGTGGCCCGGGATGCCGAGAGCCTGGATGTCGTCTTCGTGATTACCGATTACGTCGAGGACCTCGAGGTGCGCTACAGCGGCATCCTGCCCGACCTGTTTCGCGAGGGGCAGGGCGTGGTAGTGGTCGGCCGGCTCGATGGCGAGGGTCACCTGATGGCAAGCGAGGTGCTCGCAAAGCACGACGAGAACTACATGCCAAGCGAGGTCGCCGAGGCCCTGGAAGCCGCCGGCTACTCGCCCGCCGACTATTCCGCCGTCGGCGAGGATGCCCCCGCGGCGGCCCAGGGCGAGGCCTACTGA
- the ccmD gene encoding heme exporter protein CcmD yields the protein MAFDSLDAFFAMGGHGAYVWAAWAVTALAMAGSVMHARAERRRLLRDLRRRVRRDTATGRTDRHAS from the coding sequence ATGGCCTTCGACTCCCTCGATGCCTTCTTCGCCATGGGCGGCCATGGCGCCTATGTCTGGGCCGCCTGGGCGGTCACGGCCCTGGCGATGGCGGGCAGCGTCATGCATGCCCGCGCCGAGCGCCGCCGGCTGCTGCGTGACCTCAGGCGCCGCGTGCGCCGCGATACCGCCACCGGGAGGACCGACCGCCATGCATCCTAA
- a CDS encoding heme ABC transporter permease: MWAFIHKFGSPRWCYGLSARLLPWCWALAAGLLLVGSVWGLGFAPADYQQGDSFRIIYVHVPAAFLAQSIFVSMAAAALVFMVWKIKVADMAAAVMAPLGAAMTAVVLFTGSVWGMPTWGTWWIWDARLTSMLILLFLYLGVIALRGAFASHDSGARAASVLAMVGVINIPVIKYSVDWWYTLHQPASFSLTSRPAMPVEMWWPLLLMVLGFYAFFIAMTLMRTRNEILRREAGKHWVRELAAGDP, translated from the coding sequence ATGTGGGCGTTCATTCACAAGTTTGGCTCCCCCAGGTGGTGCTACGGCCTCAGCGCCCGGCTGTTGCCCTGGTGCTGGGCGCTGGCGGCAGGGCTGCTCCTGGTGGGCAGCGTCTGGGGGCTTGGGTTCGCACCGGCCGACTATCAGCAGGGCGACAGCTTCCGCATCATCTACGTCCATGTGCCCGCGGCCTTCCTCGCGCAGTCGATCTTCGTCTCGATGGCGGCGGCGGCGCTGGTGTTCATGGTCTGGAAGATCAAGGTCGCCGACATGGCGGCCGCGGTGATGGCGCCACTCGGCGCGGCGATGACCGCCGTGGTGCTCTTCACCGGGTCGGTGTGGGGCATGCCCACCTGGGGCACCTGGTGGATCTGGGATGCCCGCCTGACCTCGATGCTGATCCTCTTGTTCCTGTACCTGGGCGTGATCGCCCTGCGGGGCGCCTTCGCCAGCCATGACAGCGGCGCCCGGGCCGCTTCGGTGCTTGCCATGGTCGGGGTGATCAACATTCCGGTGATCAAGTACTCCGTCGACTGGTGGTACACCCTGCACCAGCCGGCCTCCTTCTCGCTCACCTCGCGCCCGGCGATGCCGGTCGAGATGTGGTGGCCGTTGCTGCTGATGGTGCTGGGCTTCTATGCCTTCTTCATCGCCATGACCCTGATGCGCACCCGCAACGAGATCCTGCGTCGCGAGGCGGGCAAGCACTGGGTGCGTGAACTCGCCGCGGGAGACCCCTGA
- the ccmB gene encoding heme exporter protein CcmB, producing MSSSDGQAPSAGEPRGGLGVAVVATLRRDMMLAARRRSDILNPLAFFALAITLFPLGISPESALLATIAPGLLWVAALLATLLSLDALFRADFEDGSLEQLLLAPQPLSVLVLGKVGVHWLMTGLPLSLMAPLLGLLLALPAESYLVLSLSLALGSVSLSLIGAIGAALTVGLSRGGVLLSLLVLPLNIPVLIFGTGAVQAALLGDPVGPHLAILGALCCAALMLAPFAIAASLRISING from the coding sequence ATGTCATCGAGTGACGGCCAGGCGCCTTCGGCCGGGGAACCCCGCGGCGGCCTGGGCGTCGCAGTGGTAGCGACCCTCAGGCGCGACATGATGCTCGCCGCGCGGCGACGCAGCGATATCCTGAATCCGCTGGCCTTCTTCGCCCTGGCGATCACCCTGTTTCCGCTGGGCATCTCGCCGGAGTCGGCGCTGCTGGCGACCATTGCCCCGGGGCTCCTGTGGGTGGCGGCGCTGCTGGCGACGCTGCTGTCGCTGGATGCGCTGTTCCGGGCCGATTTCGAGGATGGCAGCCTCGAGCAGCTGCTGCTCGCGCCTCAGCCGCTGTCGGTGCTGGTGCTCGGCAAGGTGGGCGTGCACTGGCTGATGACCGGGTTGCCGCTGTCGCTGATGGCGCCGCTGCTGGGGCTCCTGCTGGCGCTGCCGGCCGAGAGCTATCTGGTATTGTCGTTGTCGCTGGCGTTGGGCAGTGTCAGCCTTAGCCTGATCGGTGCGATCGGTGCCGCCCTGACGGTGGGGTTGTCTCGGGGCGGGGTGCTGCTTTCGCTGCTGGTGCTGCCGCTGAACATTCCGGTGCTGATCTTCGGTACCGGCGCCGTGCAGGCGGCGCTCCTCGGCGATCCGGTGGGCCCGCACCTGGCGATCCTCGGCGCGCTGTGCTGTGCGGCGCTGATGCTGGCGCCCTTCGCCATCGCCGCCTCGCTGCGGATCAGTATCAACGGTTAA
- the ccmA gene encoding cytochrome c biogenesis heme-transporting ATPase CcmA — protein sequence MSLRLDARNLSCERDGRLLFRDLALAIGPGELVRVEGPNGSGKTTLLKILSGQLGDFEGELCWNGAPLSRVREAFLSQLLYLGHAPGIKGALTALENLAWYQALGGETGSEAARLAALRSVGLIGFEDLPVAQLSAGQQRRVALARLELTPRPLWILDEPFTAIDKAGVAALEQRLHAHVADGGSVVLTTHHELAARGRVRRVRLGEGGAHVIE from the coding sequence GTGAGCCTTCGCCTGGACGCGCGAAACCTTAGCTGTGAACGCGACGGCCGCCTGCTGTTTCGTGACCTCGCGCTGGCCATCGGGCCGGGCGAGCTGGTGCGCGTCGAGGGGCCCAACGGCAGCGGCAAGACCACGCTTCTGAAGATTCTCTCGGGACAGCTTGGCGACTTCGAGGGCGAGCTCTGCTGGAACGGGGCGCCGCTGTCCCGGGTTCGGGAGGCCTTCCTGTCGCAATTGCTCTACCTGGGCCATGCGCCGGGGATCAAGGGCGCGCTGACGGCGCTCGAGAACCTCGCCTGGTATCAGGCGCTGGGAGGCGAGACGGGTAGCGAGGCGGCGCGCCTCGCGGCGCTTCGCTCGGTGGGCCTTATCGGCTTCGAGGACCTGCCGGTGGCGCAACTCTCGGCGGGGCAGCAGCGCCGGGTGGCGTTGGCGCGTCTGGAACTCACGCCGCGGCCGCTGTGGATCCTCGACGAGCCCTTCACCGCCATCGACAAGGCGGGGGTGGCGGCCCTGGAGCAGCGCCTGCACGCCCATGTCGCCGACGGCGGCAGCGTGGTGCTGACGACCCACCACGAGCTGGCGGCTCGCGGGCGAGTGAGGCGCGTCCGACTCGGGGAAGGAGGCGCCCATGTCATCGAGTGA
- a CDS encoding LexA family transcriptional regulator gives MPHTAPHYLHRLPNLPLGDAWEEITASDMVEVALLGKVAAGLPIEACPDQASVLIPSRMVRRNTYALKVCGDSMIDCNIFDGDVIIIERQESAENGETAVVLINDQEVTLKKLYIEKSGVRLQPANETMAPIYLKNDDIQVLGLVMGVVRQPVQAA, from the coding sequence ATGCCGCACACCGCTCCGCATTATCTGCACCGCCTGCCCAATCTGCCCCTCGGCGATGCCTGGGAGGAGATCACGGCCAGCGACATGGTCGAGGTGGCGCTGCTCGGCAAGGTCGCCGCCGGCCTGCCCATCGAGGCCTGCCCCGACCAGGCCAGCGTGCTGATCCCGTCCCGCATGGTGCGTCGCAATACCTATGCGCTCAAGGTCTGTGGCGACTCGATGATCGACTGCAATATCTTCGACGGCGATGTGATCATCATCGAGCGCCAGGAAAGCGCCGAGAACGGCGAGACCGCGGTGGTACTGATCAACGACCAGGAGGTCACCCTGAAGAAGCTCTACATCGAGAAGTCCGGCGTCCGCCTGCAGCCCGCCAATGAGACCATGGCGCCGATCTATCTCAAGAACGACGACATCCAGGTGCTGGGCCTGGTGATGGGCGTGGTGCGCCAGCCGGTCCAGGCGGCCTGA
- a CDS encoding YigZ family protein has protein sequence MRYPIPDLPPGEWRETEFEVEKSRFLTWTCHVPDTARFEDLLAKARARHPNASHHCSAFIAGPPGEQQAIGFSDDGEPGGTAGRPMFQVLEGAGMGQVGCVVIRYFGGTKLGTGGLARAYAKAVAQALESLPTRDFTPRTPLRLKVGFAGEAEARAWLAGEDIPVEQADYGADGVILTVGWPSGREADLGALDSRLKGRLEHLTD, from the coding sequence ATGCGCTACCCGATTCCCGACCTGCCCCCGGGCGAGTGGCGTGAAACCGAGTTCGAGGTGGAGAAAAGCCGCTTTCTGACCTGGACCTGTCATGTGCCTGACACGGCGCGCTTCGAGGACCTGCTAGCCAAAGCCCGCGCCCGCCACCCCAACGCCAGCCACCATTGCAGCGCCTTCATCGCCGGCCCGCCCGGCGAGCAGCAGGCCATCGGCTTCTCGGACGACGGCGAGCCAGGCGGCACCGCCGGGCGCCCCATGTTCCAGGTGCTCGAGGGGGCCGGCATGGGCCAGGTCGGCTGCGTGGTGATCCGCTACTTCGGCGGCACCAAGCTGGGCACCGGCGGGCTGGCCCGTGCCTATGCCAAGGCCGTGGCGCAGGCGCTCGAGTCGCTGCCGACCCGGGATTTCACGCCGCGTACCCCGCTGCGCCTGAAGGTCGGCTTCGCCGGCGAGGCCGAGGCCCGAGCCTGGCTCGCCGGGGAGGATATCCCCGTCGAGCAGGCCGACTACGGCGCCGACGGCGTGATCCTGACCGTGGGCTGGCCCTCGGGCCGCGAGGCGGATCTCGGCGCCCTGGACAGCCGCCTCAAGGGCCGGCTCGAGCACCTGACGGACTGA
- a CDS encoding sodium ion-translocating decarboxylase subunit beta, with product MDKLLTLWYGSGLYNLSLGQAVMIVIGLLLLYLAIHKKFEPLLLVPIGFGGILANIPEAGLALSAAEQAAHLASPEVLGRMVEALGLSQEPAATVEATRHAIAEAVHGDLAPNLIRAAEDVAGDAGFTNGMLYNFYSVAIASGIAPLVIFMGVGAMTDFGPLLANPRTLFLGAAAQFGIFATLIGAVGLTSLGWMDFSLKQAAAIGIIGGADGPTSIYVSSLLAPELLGAIAVASYSYMALVPLIQPPIMRALTSEKERQIVMTQLRPVSKLEKICFPLVLLILVVLFLPDAAPLLGMFCFGNLMRECGVVERLSDTAQNALINIVTIFLGLSVGSKLVADRFLAVETLGILSLGIVAFAIGTACGVLMAKLLNGVSKMEINPLIGSAGVSAVPMAARVSNKMGLEYNPHNFLLMHAMGPNVAGVIGSAVAAGVMIKYLG from the coding sequence ATGGATAAGCTACTGACACTCTGGTACGGCTCGGGCCTCTATAACCTGAGCCTCGGGCAGGCGGTGATGATCGTCATCGGCCTGCTGCTGCTCTACCTGGCGATTCACAAGAAGTTCGAGCCGCTGTTGCTGGTGCCGATCGGCTTCGGCGGGATCCTGGCCAATATCCCCGAGGCCGGGCTCGCCCTGTCCGCCGCCGAACAGGCGGCGCACCTGGCCAGCCCCGAGGTGCTTGGGCGCATGGTGGAGGCGCTGGGCCTGAGCCAGGAACCCGCGGCCACGGTCGAGGCCACCCGCCATGCCATCGCCGAGGCGGTGCATGGCGACCTGGCGCCGAACCTGATCCGCGCCGCCGAGGACGTGGCCGGTGACGCCGGCTTCACCAACGGTATGCTGTATAACTTCTACAGCGTGGCCATCGCCTCGGGCATCGCGCCGCTGGTGATCTTCATGGGCGTGGGCGCGATGACCGACTTCGGCCCCCTGCTGGCCAATCCGCGCACCCTGTTCCTGGGCGCCGCAGCCCAGTTCGGCATCTTCGCCACCCTGATCGGGGCGGTGGGGCTGACCTCGCTGGGCTGGATGGACTTCTCCCTCAAGCAGGCCGCCGCCATCGGCATCATCGGCGGCGCCGACGGCCCCACCTCGATCTATGTGTCGAGCCTGCTGGCCCCAGAGTTGCTGGGGGCCATCGCCGTGGCGTCGTATTCCTACATGGCGCTGGTGCCGCTGATCCAGCCGCCGATCATGCGGGCGCTGACCAGCGAGAAGGAACGCCAGATCGTGATGACCCAGCTGCGGCCGGTGTCGAAGCTCGAGAAGATCTGCTTCCCGCTGGTGCTGCTGATCCTGGTGGTGCTGTTCCTGCCGGACGCCGCCCCCCTGCTGGGCATGTTCTGCTTCGGCAACCTGATGCGCGAGTGCGGTGTGGTCGAGCGCCTCTCGGACACGGCCCAGAACGCCCTGATCAACATCGTGACCATCTTCCTCGGCCTGTCGGTGGGTTCGAAGCTGGTGGCCGATCGCTTCCTGGCGGTCGAGACCCTGGGCATCCTGAGCCTCGGCATCGTCGCCTTCGCGATCGGCACCGCCTGTGGCGTGCTGATGGCCAAGCTGCTCAATGGCGTCAGCAAGATGGAGATCAACCCGTTGATCGGCTCGGCCGGCGTCTCGGCGGTACCGATGGCGGCGCGGGTGTCGAACAAGATGGGCCTGGAGTACAACCCCCACAACTTCCTGCTCATGCATGCCATGGGCCCGAACGTGGCCGGGGTGATCGGCTCGGCGGTGGCCGCCGGCGTGATGATCAAGTACCTGGGCTGA
- the oadA gene encoding sodium-extruding oxaloacetate decarboxylase subunit alpha, which produces MSETRRPLGITDVVLRDAHQSLFATRMRLDDMLPIAEKLDRVGFWSLESWGGATFDACIRYLGEDPWARIRALKEAMPNTPQQMLLRAQNLLGYRHYADDVVDKFVERARTNGVDVFRVFDAMNDPRNLERAIQAVRANEGHAQGTISYTVSPVHTIDGWVELAKQIADMGADSLAIKDMAGLLAPYTAYELVSKLKQELSIPIHMQCHATTGLSTATALKAIEAGIDNVDTAISSMSMTYGHSPTESVVAMLKDTDRDTGLDLELLEDIAAYFREVRKKYAAFEGSLKGIDSRILVAQVPGGMLTNMESQLKEQGAGDKLDDVLSEIPKVREDLGFIPLVTPTSQIVGTQAVMNVMMGERYKSISKEVQALLKGEYGAAPSAYNAELQARVLEGGEPITCRPADRLEPEVERLTQELEAKAKEEGIRLEEGERRIDDVLTYALFPQIGLKFLKNRDNPEAFEPVPEAGVPAKAGAAAGPETYTITVNGKQYVVEVAEGGEIEQVQVKGEGGQVAAPASAPAPSSGETVSAPLAGNIFKVNVKPGDQVAEGDVVIILEAMKMETEVRAASAGTVSAVNVKEGDSVSVGDALVVL; this is translated from the coding sequence ATGAGTGAGACTCGACGCCCATTGGGCATCACCGACGTGGTGCTGCGCGACGCGCACCAGTCCCTGTTCGCCACCCGCATGCGCCTGGACGACATGCTGCCGATCGCCGAGAAGCTGGACCGGGTCGGTTTCTGGTCGCTGGAATCCTGGGGTGGGGCCACCTTCGATGCCTGCATCCGCTACCTGGGCGAAGACCCCTGGGCGCGCATCCGTGCCCTCAAGGAGGCGATGCCCAACACCCCGCAGCAGATGCTGCTGCGCGCCCAGAACCTGCTGGGCTATCGCCACTATGCCGATGATGTGGTCGACAAGTTCGTCGAGCGCGCCCGCACCAATGGCGTCGATGTCTTCCGTGTCTTCGATGCCATGAACGACCCGCGCAACCTCGAGCGGGCGATCCAGGCGGTGCGCGCCAACGAAGGTCACGCCCAGGGCACCATCTCCTACACCGTCAGCCCGGTGCACACCATCGATGGCTGGGTCGAACTCGCCAAGCAGATCGCCGACATGGGGGCCGACTCCCTGGCGATCAAGGACATGGCCGGCCTGCTGGCGCCCTATACCGCCTATGAACTGGTCTCGAAGCTCAAGCAGGAGCTGTCGATTCCCATCCACATGCAGTGCCATGCCACCACCGGCCTATCCACGGCCACGGCTCTGAAGGCCATCGAGGCCGGTATCGACAACGTCGATACCGCCATCTCCTCGATGTCGATGACCTACGGGCACAGCCCCACCGAATCCGTGGTGGCGATGCTCAAGGACACCGACCGGGACACCGGCCTGGATCTCGAGTTGCTCGAGGACATCGCCGCCTACTTCCGCGAGGTGCGCAAGAAGTACGCCGCCTTCGAGGGCTCGCTGAAGGGCATCGACTCGCGCATCCTGGTCGCCCAGGTACCCGGTGGCATGTTGACCAACATGGAAAGCCAGCTCAAGGAGCAGGGCGCCGGTGACAAGCTCGACGACGTACTCAGCGAGATCCCCAAGGTCCGCGAGGACCTGGGCTTCATACCGCTGGTGACCCCGACCTCGCAGATCGTCGGCACCCAGGCGGTGATGAACGTGATGATGGGCGAGCGCTACAAGTCGATCTCCAAGGAGGTCCAGGCGCTGCTCAAGGGCGAGTATGGCGCCGCGCCCTCGGCCTATAACGCGGAGCTGCAGGCGCGGGTGCTGGAGGGCGGCGAACCGATCACCTGCCGGCCGGCCGACCGGTTGGAGCCGGAGGTCGAGCGCCTGACCCAGGAGCTCGAGGCCAAGGCCAAGGAAGAGGGCATTCGCCTGGAAGAGGGCGAACGGCGCATCGACGACGTGCTGACCTATGCGCTTTTCCCGCAGATCGGGCTCAAGTTCCTCAAGAACCGCGACAACCCGGAGGCCTTCGAGCCGGTGCCCGAGGCCGGCGTGCCGGCCAAGGCGGGCGCCGCGGCGGGGCCCGAGACCTATACCATCACCGTCAACGGCAAGCAGTACGTGGTCGAGGTCGCCGAGGGTGGCGAGATCGAGCAGGTGCAGGTCAAGGGCGAGGGCGGCCAGGTCGCGGCACCGGCGTCTGCGCCGGCCCCCTCCAGCGGCGAGACCGTCAGTGCGCCGCTGGCCGGCAACATCTTCAAGGTCAACGTCAAGCCGGGCGATCAGGTCGCCGAGGGCGACGTGGTGATCATTCTCGAGGCCATGAAGATGGAGACCGAGGTCCGCGCGGCCAGCGCCGGTACCGTCTCCGCGGTCAATGTCAAAGAAGGCGACAGCGTATCCGTGGGTGATGCGCTGGTCGTCCTGTAA
- a CDS encoding OadG family protein codes for MQDSLMQEGLMLMAFGMGFVFVFLTVLVFATTGMSKLAARFTPAPAQPEAASRAPAPAGQDEDLMVVISTAVHRYRQRHRR; via the coding sequence ATGCAAGACTCGCTGATGCAGGAAGGCCTGATGCTGATGGCGTTCGGGATGGGCTTCGTCTTTGTCTTCCTGACGGTGCTGGTCTTCGCCACCACCGGCATGTCGAAGCTGGCCGCCCGCTTCACGCCGGCGCCGGCCCAGCCGGAGGCCGCGTCGCGCGCCCCGGCGCCCGCCGGTCAGGATGAGGATCTGATGGTGGTGATCAGCACGGCCGTGCACCGCTATCGCCAGCGCCACCGCCGCTAG
- a CDS encoding tRNA-dihydrouridine synthase family protein: MEGVIDAHTRALLTEQPGFDWTVTEFVRVVDVRLPPRVFYKHCPELAPPEGQARVMTPHGIPVHLQLLGSDPAALAANARQAVSLGAMSLDLNFGCPAKTVNRHDGGASLLRDPRRLEQAVAAVHEAVDGAIPVTAKVRLGFSDRLRALDCALAAERGGAASLVVHARTRDEGYRPPAHWEWIGRIRHALRIPVIANGDIWTLEDYWKARTLSGCPDVMLGRGALADPFLAPRIRHWQRTNERLPATDWPVRAEILTTYAALQRSTLPERVVVSLLKQWLNQMRARDPEAARRFQVLRRETRLNPFLAGLAAEDASTTASSPDRRPAAAMET, translated from the coding sequence ATGGAGGGCGTGATCGATGCCCATACCCGCGCCCTGCTCACCGAGCAGCCCGGCTTCGACTGGACGGTGACGGAGTTCGTGCGCGTGGTCGACGTGCGCCTGCCGCCGCGGGTCTTCTACAAGCACTGCCCGGAGCTGGCTCCACCAGAGGGTCAGGCGCGGGTCATGACCCCCCACGGCATCCCGGTGCACCTGCAGCTCTTGGGCTCGGACCCGGCGGCCCTGGCCGCCAATGCGCGCCAGGCGGTGAGCCTCGGGGCGATGAGCCTGGATCTGAACTTCGGCTGCCCGGCCAAGACGGTCAATCGCCACGACGGCGGCGCCTCGCTGCTGCGTGACCCGCGCCGCCTGGAGCAGGCCGTGGCCGCGGTACACGAGGCGGTGGACGGCGCGATCCCGGTCACCGCCAAGGTGCGCCTGGGCTTCTCGGACCGGTTGCGAGCCTTGGACTGCGCACTGGCCGCCGAGCGAGGCGGCGCCGCCTCGCTGGTGGTGCATGCTCGCACCCGTGACGAGGGCTATCGCCCGCCGGCCCACTGGGAGTGGATCGGGCGCATCCGCCATGCCCTGCGCATCCCGGTGATCGCCAACGGCGATATCTGGACGCTGGAGGACTACTGGAAGGCGCGCACCCTGTCCGGCTGCCCGGATGTCATGCTGGGACGCGGCGCCCTCGCCGACCCCTTCCTTGCCCCGCGCATCCGCCACTGGCAGCGCACCAACGAGCGGCTGCCCGCCACAGATTGGCCGGTACGTGCCGAGATCCTCACCACCTATGCTGCATTGCAGCGTAGCACACTTCCCGAGCGGGTCGTGGTCTCGTTGCTCAAGCAGTGGCTGAACCAGATGCGCGCCCGGGACCCGGAAGCCGCCCGCCGCTTTCAGGTGCTGCGCCGCGAGACCCGCCTGAATCCCTTCCTGGCCGGCCTGGCCGCAGAGGACGCGTCAACGACCGCCTCCTCGCCAGACCGGCGACCGGCGGCGGCCATGGAGACCTGA